The Arachis duranensis cultivar V14167 chromosome 9, aradu.V14167.gnm2.J7QH, whole genome shotgun sequence genomic sequence GTCGTTACATGTGATAAGTTAAAGACCCCTGGTACAGTGCAAAATGTCAGAGATGGCCACACTGAAGCTCAAGCTGAAAATATAGCAAGCTCAGCTAGAACTCTTCAATTTTACTCATTAAGGTCCCACACCTATGTTCATGTTCTTAGATTTCGTTCGACTATCTGCATGGTTAGGTGCAGCCCTAAAATAGTGGCTGTGGGTCTTGCTACTCAAGTAAGTTTTTGACTCGAGGAATTCAGCACATAAGTTTGGAATTATTCATTTTAGCTAATTGAAAAAATTGACTTTATTATAGTTCTTGGTAGATTTTGGAGATTTTACCTATTTCCTTTGGCTATATTTGAAAATTACTAGGTTGCAAAATACAGAGATTTCTTATCACCTAGTGGATCATTTACTTGTTCTGTAGATGTGAATTTAATGTAATATATAGTAACTTAATCTTATATTGCCATATCAAAAGCCTGTCTAATttgatttctatttttctattttgccGGCAGATATACTGTTTAGATGCTCTAACTCTTGAGAATAAATTCAGTGTCCTCACCTACCCAGTACCCCAGTTAGGAGGCCAAGGAATGGTTGGGGTTAATATTGGCTATGGTCCAATGGCTGTAGGACCCCGCTGGTTAGCTTATGCTACCAACCACCCATTGGTACCAAATGCAGGTCGCCTAAGCCCTCAGAGTCTTACTCCACCATCTGTCAGCCCATCAACATCACCCATTAGTGGAAACCTAGTTGCCCAATATGCCATGGAAGCTAGCAAGCACTTAGCTGCTGGGCTCATCAATCTTAGTGATAGAGGGTATAAAACATTATCCAAATACTATGAAGATCTTATACCTGATGGATCAAATTCTCCTGTTTCACCAAATTCAAGCTGGAAAAGTAGTCGGTTTACATCAAATTCTACAGAAACAGATATTGCAGGGTTGGTGAGTATTCTTTTTTTGGTGACAACTTAGCAAGTTATAATCTAATTTTCTTTTGCAATGTGGTGGACTGCTGACTAgatgttttcttcttcaaagtAATATTGGCATCTGTAATACGATTATCATGAGATCATCTATTGGTTCACAGCTTAGCCATAGAGGAAAGAGTTTCTAAGGTAGTTAATAATAGTACTGAGTATTTTACAGAAGTCTCTTATCTTTACTGCCCCTTCTTTAAGTGGTTAGCTTATGTCAGTGGAAACCAGAAAGCATTCATTCTATATGCTTCTTGATTTGTATTACTCATCTATTGCAGGTTGTTGTCAAAGACTTTGTTTCTGCAGATGTTGTGGCACAATTTAGGGCTCATACTAGTCCAATATCTGCCTTATGTTTTGACCCAAGTGGGACACTTCTAGTTACTGCCTCGATTCATGGCAACAACATTAATGTGTTTAGGATTATGCCATCCTACCCAAGGAATGGATCAGGATCTCAAAGCAGTGACTGGAGGTGTTCACATGTGCACTTATACAAGCTACACCGAGGCATGACATCAGCTGTATGCTTCTATCCTCAGTGTTTCTTTTAAGGCCTTTTGCGTCTAGAAATTGACTATGACCCATAGTTATTCGAAAATCTTATGCTACATTTGAGCATGTGTTGACATATCATTAATGAGTTGGACTTCCTAGATAGTTTCTTGatattcaaaattctttttttatttagcaatatataattgGTTTTTACTCTTTGAGAATATTATACAGGTTATACAAGATATTTGTTTTAGCCATTACAGCCAGTGGGTTGCCATTATTTCCTCCAAGGGAACCTGTCATATTTTTGTTCTTGCCCCATTTGGTGGTGAGACAGTTCTGAAGATACATAATCAGGAACCAGAAGGACCTGTTATTTTGCCAGTTTTATCTCTTCCATGGTGGTTCACTCCGCATTTCACAGTAAACCAGCAACAGCGTTGCCTGGCACCCCCAACTTCTGTTGTTCTCTCTATAGTTagcagaataaaaaataatcatgcTGGATGGCTCAATACAGTTAGTAATGCTGCATCATCTGCTGCAGGGAAAGTATTGGTTCCATCTGGTGCTGTTTCTGCTATCTTTCATAATTCTATACCTTTTGCTTCAAGTGATTCATACCCAAAAATTCATTCTCTGGAGCACTTATTGGTTTATACCCAGTCTGGTCACTTAATTCAATATAAACTACTACCATCCTCCGTGGCTGAGCCAGGTGAAACTGCTGCAAGAACAGCTACAGTTCCTTCAGTGCAAATACAAGAAGAGGATTTGCGAGTAAACGTTGAACCTATTCAATGGTGGGATGTTTGCAGGAGATATGATTGGCCTGAAAAAGAGGTTTCTGTACTGGGGAATACACTTGGTGGACTGGAAGCTGAAGGATTAATCTTGGAGAGTTCAGATTATGAGGATAACGGTGTCAGGAACAATAGTTCGATAAAACTAGCTGAGCAATGTCACTTCTCAAATGCAGAGGTACAGTTAAGCTCGGGGAGGATACCAGTTTGGCAGAAATCTGAGGTATTCATTATGGTTTTTTCTGACTACTGCTCGTCAGCTTTCTCAATTAGTTCACTCACTGGAATAAATTTTTTCCCCACAATTTTCAGGTGTCATTCTTTGTCATAAGTCCTTTGGATGCTGGAGAGCCAAAGTTAGCTGAACTAACTACCAACGGAGAGATTCAAATAgagaatatttttgttaatgagCTTGAAATAAGACAGAAGGATTTATTGCCTGTATTCAACTATTTCGATAGAATTCAGTATACTTGGGTTGACAGGTAATAATCATTTATCTTCCTTTCCTTTAACTGGTTATAtaagtctttttcttttgataaaaACACATAATTTTCCATTCTCATTCTATCAATATATGAAACTTTTGGCAGAGGGATTATGGGTAACTGCTCTAGCTCTTCATCTGATTTGCATGTAGCTGAAGAGAATTTGTCCGAAGATACTGCAGGTTCTCATTCAAAGTCTGCAGTATCTGGCTTAGCCGAAAAGGCAAATGATGGTAAGATTAGCAATCACGTTTAACTCATTATTCTTGAGTGGCCCGTGTAACTCGTTATTCTTGTTTATTGACCATTCTCATGCTTTCCAGCATATTTTTCTTCATCGATTGACTTGTCCAGTAATGAGATTCATTGCAAGAACAGAGAGAGACTTGCATTGGCATCATCACAACTTCAAAGCATGGAAACTTTTAAGAATCATAGTGATTCAGCAGCCACCACACATTTTGCTGATAATACAACTACAGCGTTTGAATCATCAAAACATGGAAAAGCCACTGGCAGTTTCAATTCGAGTGGTTGTGATTTGAATAGGAATGTCATTCGTGAGGAACCAATATGTCATTCCCTAGACTTTGAGAAATTTTTTCATGAGGGCTATTGTAAAGCATCAGTTGACTGTAAAGAATCAGCGGAAGTTGCTACTGATGTGGATTGTAGCTGTCCCTGTGACAGGGAGAAatgtgatgatgatggtgataatGATGACATGCTTGGTGATGTATTTGACTTCTCTGAGGAAGGTATGTATCTGAAACAGTTCATCTTTTGATTTCATTAAGATTACTCGGCCTAGCTATAACTGCTGCAACTGCTTATCTTGTTCATTCATGTTTACCTTAAAACTATGAAATATGTGCGTTGCAGGTTGATGAATGCTTCTTTGCAAGTGCCTTCCTCCCTTCACTTTGTAAATTGGTGGTGTAAAAGAATTTAATGGACAAATGCAGGCGATTTCCTGCAGCAACTTAAATGCTACTGACCGTTGATTCAAGGAATTTAATGTTATTCACTAACAATGTTCCTTCCCAGGACCATGATTCTTCTGACcttgttaatttttatgtaaatattgtatattgaaattgattCCTACGAATTATGTTTGTGGGTTCTGGACTTGCTGGATTCGTTCTTTGTATGTTTGTATCATATTCTTTCTCCATAACGCGTAGCATGTGGGTTAAGGGACAGGGAAAAGAGAAACGAAAtagaattggaaaaaaaaaatgaagagaacGCTGATAATGAAATAGCTTATTACTTTGTTCTCTCGTGTTTATGTATCCagattatttatattttcttttggtCATACTCTTACGTTTTAAGAATTTAAGATATTGGTTGcagatacttttttttttttaaatttacttagtttgataatttcacttttaattaattatagttcCCAAAAACTATTTGCAAGAAATCAAAggccaatttttttatattgattacgTTGTTAGAagtttggataattttgtttgatatagagtttttttttaaattaatattaattaaatcatcAGATTAATCAAATCGAATAGTCTAAttttaatgttaatttttttaatttttaaaaatgtaaatCGGACTATCcgatttgagattttttttaaaaaagttaaagatAAATGAGTAAGCCTAGTTTTTGAAGATTATTGtgcaactaaataaaaaatctggaggcacaGATTTATTTTATCccatattattaaaaaacaaattattaaaaaattcattttctgACTCATTCTTTTATATTAGTAAGTTACACACTAATCATGCAgcatagaaaaaataataagcgaaaaacaatatgTTGTGGCGTTATACTACTATTAGATATTTAGCTTTTTAATAGTTTTTCTTTTGAACTCTTCGTCATAAATGATAccctacttttctttttctaatttccCAAACATTTCGTATATAGGAGATGAGGTTGTACTTGTTTGTGCTTTTAATATGTAAATGGTATTGTAAGATTTAGGCTgggtttgataaaattttttgaagaagtgtttgtgttttttaaaagtataagcACCTTATTTTGcgtttgataaattaaaaaatccaaGTGTTTGTACTGCTGTTTTTAAAAGTTAGGGGTACTTTTGAAAGCACCTAAGAGGGAGCTTTTCAAAGTTGGCTTGtgcttatcaaaattaaaaaaaaatctaatataataaatattcaaaattaccattgttaattattaacactagatttatttatttttccacgcATATTTTCTGTCATTATATTGCCATTGGAATCGTCATATATTTCTAATTTCTCAACCTAACCTTTACAAATTCTAACACAATCTTCATATAATTTTACTTGAGATATGTGTCtcattttttgtgatttgtagaaGTAAgtcaatatatataaatgaatAATAGACATACCAGTACTAACATTGGATTACATACAAGTTTTATTATTGACTAATGATAACTCTATTTATATTAGTATAGAgagtaaatcaaataaatatttaaattattggtcactaaaatttgaaaaaaaaatattattctttgttaaaaatatgtttattataatatttttagtttttaaaagctGTTTTACCAAATACAATTATAATACTTGTGCTTATTAAAAGCTATTTTTAACGTGATTTTACCAAACGCAAGTGTTGTAGCTTTTAAAAAGCCGTCTTTTAAAAGATAGCTTTCATAAgctattttaaaaaagtaaaagctttaccaaaccaagggcttgtttgggtgagcttctaagaaaatatcttttttttagttatcttttttaaaagatcttatagagaagtaaaaataatgttatgtttggatatctcatgtaaaaaggtctttttatctatcaattatgtttgggtataacaatataaaagtattttttttgtttatttattacatgaaaaacatcttttttttaaggaaaaatattttttaagaaaaagatgtaaattacagcttctcaaaaaagatctttttttgattttactagtgcttttacttttactactagaaatttgccaaatacgttaaaaaataaaaaaaatcttttttcattaaaaaaaatctttttttaacaaaataatggcgTCCAAACATGCACTAAGCCTTATTATACCGgcttgctttttctatttttcacacttttaatttaaatataatcatATGTGAGGTAAATTATACAAGAATGGTGTAATTTCATCCCCTTTCATTATTTACATGGATATGATTGATTTGAGAAGGCAAATTCCATCCTGCCAATTTGCACTCAGTGAGTAGTATTTTGAAAAAACTGAAACTTAGAAACGTTATACCTCCGGCGAATTGTCTTCGAAAAACCAATTTGCCCCTGttgcattttaaaaaaatgaaaaaaaaaacatttagtCCACcgaatttgtttttttaaactaaaaaattacaattcGCGTtcctcaaatttttaatttagaaaacGTTCATGAAGATTTCTTTTTTCCTTCATATTCTCATAAATCacttatgatttttattttttagtgtttcaCCTATCGACcaatcataataaaaatattttaatcaaattttaaatcaattgagatattttttaaCTACCATATTCTtaaatctatatatattttaatttatagatGAATATCAAATACCTATGAGAATTGAGTTACCTGTTATATTAAAATgagataaatatatttattggtTGAAACATTACATATCAGTATCACATTTCAAGAATAATTAGACAGAGAATTGCTCTAGTATACAGATATAACTTTATacagatatataaatttatctttttttatataggATGCAGACACGTGTTGTCTCCAGTGCAGGTTGTTATGAGATTGATGGCGCTGATGGACGGGTCGATCTAGCCGAGCTGGTGGCGTGAAATTCAACAGGATTTGAGTGTGCTGGAATACCGTTGGTGGAAGCTTGTTGAATTAGGCCTTGCTGGCgcgggaaaaaaaaaaattggagtagAGGCTGTGAAATTGGGTCTTCGTCCCACCCTGCCCCTCACATTAATCAAACCGCCTGCGTTATTTATTTAggtattttatttcaattttaatcaaCGTAACTAGTGTTACAAACCTGTGGGACCTAATTAACTACATAACTGGGGTAcacaactttttaaaaaaaaaaaaaccttataGTGAACGATTTTAACGATAAGTTTGTCATGTTTTTTActcacatatatatacatatatgatcaacatttataaaataaagtattgTGTTTGTctcaacgtttggggtaaattttatttgcattcctaacgtttaaattattttatttgtatctCTAATATTTGTAAAAGTGATATAATGTTATCCTGCAgtcaattacacatcatgagcagtttagttttaattttgaaaaaatttttttggagttagaatacaaatgtctGTGATAGAATCGATGATTCACTCcgaaaaatagctcatcaaaagttgaaactaattcctacaacatttacataattcacttttctagggatataattgaatctaaacacaaatagtgggtataatattaaaatcgaacacatccaaatgagacctaattgaaaatgaatacattcaaataagaataattgaaaaatataatctgatttgCTAGTATAATTAatagtaggataacattgaatcacttttataaatgtTAGAGATACAAATAAGACAATTTAAACGTTAGAGACACAAATAGAATTTACCCAAACgttgaaaacaaaaatgacAGTTTACTCACATTTATATAACAAAACTACtcttttatattatatctaGTGATGGATCCAAAGAGATTATTCTGAATAAGAcaaaatatacataatataataattatttttataattatattttgttattataaaatataattaatttttaaattaactaattaataaattaaaatattaaaataatatttaaataataatagataaaaaaatacacaataatataattacaaaataaatgtagaataattgaataaattaaaaaggtataacaaaatataaatcaacctttaattatattaaaaaataaaaaaaatagagttatAGAGAGAATTCCAAACTCTGAAAATGTTGTAACTTACAAAACACCAAACACTAAATTCTGAAGATGTTGCAACTTGCAAAACATCAAACACTAAAGTACCAACCATAGctattaacaatatttttattacaaatcaaataatataatacaacaAAACAAAGtctttaatttctaataaaataaaaatatcaaaatttattaatgtaaaCAGTATTATACTATAAtggtattaaatttataaagttaatttaaatttaaaataataattttttattaataactgGTATTACTACtagttatattataatttttattgttctaaaaataaaataatgcacGAAAATATATTAAAAGCCAAATATAATTTAGTATCAATTTTataatgatatttaatttataacattaatttaaagatatattatttgaaattaatttaacggaattaatttgaaattaatgTAGCGGAATAATTTCATATACTTGtaatcaaatataataaaatattgggCTAAATTCTGTTGAGAaccaaataattttattattttaaaataaagttgctaaccTAATGGTAAGTAATAGAAGAGAGAATGTTGTTTTGCAACATATTATTTCAAACGAACAAACAACGAAAATAATATCGAAAATTTACATTGCTAACAGAATATAATTCTAAAATGTGCTAACAATAAATTATGTCAAATACGAAAGGTGTTTTTAAATTATGTCGAGATTATTTTGTCTACGCGCTAATGTTTTGGATATCAAATTAGTAGCTACATGTTAGTAGCCCATAGTACATAGGATactttaatgataaaatatgtattttttttttttggtttacccAAACGGTATCCCCTAACCCGAcaggttaaggactaatccgtcgcggatctgagctccatttaagggtctgcCCTAATCCATCACCCAACGCTTCTTCTCCCctacgcttcttcttcttcttctcacatgcttcttcttcttcttcttcttcttcttcttcttcttcttacgcTCGTTTACGCACGGagcatcttctttttcttcgcgttcctccttctcctcctttttcgcgttccttcttcttcacatgttttctccttatcgtcattcttttgttattgttgctgctgtattttttttttgtcttttcctccttctctatctggtgaagaagcagtagaaggtgaggaagaagagttttgaatagtGTAGAATGAACCGAAAACAGTACTTATGGTGAACCGAACACAGAACTCATGATGaaccgaacacagtactcatgATGAACCGAAAATaatacaattgtatagtactgagtgaacgaaacataatccattatataaaatcaaattcaaacagctttctgcagaatgaaccgaacacagtactcatggtgaaccgaacacagtactcatggtgaaccaaAAACaatacaattgtatagtactgagtgaacgaaacataatccattatataaaatcaaattcaaataactcagcctacaatttacatattatcaattcaattcaattcagtacACCTCCGtccatttaattcaattcaaattagcaatttcattccattcaattcgattcaaaattgaataatccaaactttGTCAGTTTGATTCGTTTCAGAAAAGTAATCCAAATCGCTCTCCTGTTTACCAAAAAATTATGAACCCTTAAAcactgaaccctaaaccctaaaccctaaaccctaaatactaAAACCAGAACCCTGAACACTGAACCCtgaacccataaaccctaaatccctaaaaccctaaaacctaaaccctaaatccctaaaaccctaaaacctaaaccctaaatcctacaccctaaaacctaaatcctaaaccctaaaccctgaacccgaACCCTGAACTCTGAACCCTGAACACTATACCCTAAACCTTGAACCCGAACCCTAAACACTGAACTCTAAACCTTAAATActcaaccctaaaccctgaaccctaccgtaaaccctaaacccctaaaaccctaaattctgaaccctaaaccctagacccctaaaccctaaaccctcaaCCATGAACATGTTGAACCGAAATTAATACACGGGGCGAGCCGAAAGTTTAAAACACACTGAATCTCTGTACACTGAACCCtgaacccataaaccctaaaccctaaaaccctaaaccctgaaaccctatcgtcattcttttgttgttgttgttgctgtattttttttttttgtcttttcctccttctctctctggtgaagaagcagtagaaggtgaGGAAGAAGAATTTTGAATAGTGCAGAATGAACCAAACACAGTACTCATGATGaaccgaacacagtactcatggtgaaccaaAATCTAATCTTAATTACAGTGAAACAATTATATAGTGCTTAAGGAAGAAAACAGAACATATTGGTCTAATTTTTGTTAGACTCCTTTCTACGGACCGaaccaaaaacatgaaagtgaTGAACCACCTCTTTAGTACTTACCGAACCGAAAAGTTACTCACATTTACTCAGAGTTACTCAATTACTGACACTCACAATTACTCACAGTTatatattatcaattcaattgaattcaattcaGATGTAGATCACCTCAGTCCATTCAATtcacttcaaataaaattagaaattttattcCATTAAATTGGATTCAGAATTCAATAATCCAAACCTCATCAAATTGATGCGTTTGAGAAGAATCATCAAAATCGCACTCATTCAACTAATTTGAAGTTGATTCATTTATCGTTTCAATTCAAAAGtgcagattgaagaagaaaacgaagaagaagatgaacgaCGAAGATAATTGCATTGAATCAATCCAGATCCATaatgcagagaagaaaaatacgAAAGAGGAGAACAACAAATTTAATTAGGTTGAAGAAgacaaagatgaagaagaagatgaagaagaacgCGAAAGAGGTTTACGTTGTATGAAAAAGTTTACGTTGAGAAACGTTGATAACACAAAATAAGAATTCGTTATATAGGTTATAAGAGGCGCGTGTAAAACAAACAGAAGTGTGAGGCGTGGAGTGAAAATTACTTGGATACCGTCCATGTAATTTTTACATTGATGTAGAGCTTTTCTCTTATTTCACTTCTTCCTTTTTAAAGGCTATGGTTACAAATTTAGTTGAATCTTAAATTACCATTTGTTTCGACACAATCGAAGTTGATGCGTGAAGTTTATTCATAGTAGATTCAAATTTGATTACATATTGAGggcaaataaattttactaatatgtattatttaaaaaatttttaaactccCCTGGGACAGTTGCCCCCCTTATCCCTGAACATGAATCCGTCTCTGATAGGTACGGACCCAATAATAAGCATGAGGGAGAACTTGCCCCCATTGggtctttcattttttttaaataatcatatataatgtgttttcacttcaaattttaaatcagtccattataaataaattcaattcaattggcAAAAGCctcaaattcatttttttatttttctatattttgcctattatttaacctaattaatttagtttttgtgCTCTCGCTCCTTTATTCCCATAAaccctctttttatttttataattttaattttttttattctttgtcAAGTAGCCATCTTCCGTTTATCAAAAGATAAATTTCAAATGCTCTATGTTTTTTATATGGCTTTCTATGACTCTATGTATCTTCCAACTTCGttatttctctttttgatattttcaattacaaattttaattcaaacaattataatttaggtattaatataatattttattctcttcatgactttatatattttattttattatcaatttattCATCTTTATTACTTGTTTTTTACCTTTATTATGTCATTACTATTGTATGTACCTATGttgcatataaaattttaaaataaattaattaatttagtacgttagaatatattttttatttttaaaaatagtaatgacaacaaatttttaacataatatataattaaacagatgaataaaatcttttatctaacattatatcaaaattaaattaaaaatatatagcaaatttaattattttaaaaagaaaaaaagaaaaaatagtaaaCCAATAGTTTCGCCGGTTCGATCCTTTCATCTATGACTCAACCCAATCTACTAACCGGTTTATCTTATCACACTTTAAGATTAACGGACTTCGGAATACGAATTCCGGTTTACATATTCGGATTCCAGATTCACATGTCATCCTACATGGTTCAGGGTTCACGGTCCAGCATACAGGGTCACGATGTTCTTTCACCAAACATGATAAACAACTCAACTGCGATTCACGATTTCGGGTATGGTGTTAACGGAATTTGGTTCTCGGGCTCCCACGACATGGTTCACTGTTTTCACGGTTACGATTTTCTAGGTTCGGCATTCAGGGTTCAGCTTCCGGAATTTGTCTCACCGTGTACTATCCCAGAAAGGAATAAGCAAATCAACTGACTTTTACGGTTCAGGATTCCTCTCCTAGGAATTTGTATATATCGTTTCATCTCTCACGGATATACGAATTCCTCTTCATGTATTAGGGATACGGGTTCCGACGGTTCAGGATTCCTCTCCTAGGAATTTGTATATATCGTTTCGTATCTCACAG encodes the following:
- the LOC107465473 gene encoding autophagy-related protein 18h, with product MKKSHGKDKNSKSVASSFKFISSCIKTASSGVRSAGASVAASISGDEDNLKDQILWACFDKLEPCPSSFRHVLLVGYTNGFQVLDVEDASDIRELVSKRDYPVSFLQMQPVPAKLEGSEGLGAAHPLLLVVTCDKLKTPGTVQNVRDGHTEAQAENIASSARTLQFYSLRSHTYVHVLRFRSTICMVRCSPKIVAVGLATQIYCLDALTLENKFSVLTYPVPQLGGQGMVGVNIGYGPMAVGPRWLAYATNHPLVPNAGRLSPQSLTPPSVSPSTSPISGNLVAQYAMEASKHLAAGLINLSDRGYKTLSKYYEDLIPDGSNSPVSPNSSWKSSRFTSNSTETDIAGLVVVKDFVSADVVAQFRAHTSPISALCFDPSGTLLVTASIHGNNINVFRIMPSYPRNGSGSQSSDWRCSHVHLYKLHRGMTSAVIQDICFSHYSQWVAIISSKGTCHIFVLAPFGGETVLKIHNQEPEGPVILPVLSLPWWFTPHFTVNQQQRCLAPPTSVVLSIVSRIKNNHAGWLNTVSNAASSAAGKVLVPSGAVSAIFHNSIPFASSDSYPKIHSLEHLLVYTQSGHLIQYKLLPSSVAEPGETAARTATVPSVQIQEEDLRVNVEPIQWWDVCRRYDWPEKEVSVLGNTLGGLEAEGLILESSDYEDNGVRNNSSIKLAEQCHFSNAEVQLSSGRIPVWQKSEVSFFVISPLDAGEPKLAELTTNGEIQIENIFVNELEIRQKDLLPVFNYFDRIQYTWVDRGIMGNCSSSSSDLHVAEENLSEDTAGSHSKSAVSGLAEKANDAYFSSSIDLSSNEIHCKNRERLALASSQLQSMETFKNHSDSAATTHFADNTTTAFESSKHGKATGSFNSSGCDLNRNVIREEPICHSLDFEKFFHEGYCKASVDCKESAEVATDVDCSCPCDREKCDDDGDNDDMLGDVFDFSEEG